In Stomoxys calcitrans chromosome 2, idStoCalc2.1, whole genome shotgun sequence, the following proteins share a genomic window:
- the LOC106095715 gene encoding uncharacterized protein LOC106095715: MKIEIFLVVTLAIVAGVLADTKVLHNVHIADGNLVRNEKISVNNADTPDEELVIDGSYSHRYEPVPGQNTPYTIVVIYVADKDGNRVKYTIQVAPPVLSLNPSTLKSLSG, encoded by the exons ATGAAAATTGAA ATTTTCTTAGTGGTTACATTGGCCATTGTTGCAGGAGTATTGGCCGATACAAAAGTTCTACATAATGTGCA CATTGCAGATGGCAATTTAGTGCGCAATGAAAAAATCTCTGTTAACAATGCCGATACTCCAGATGAAGAACTGGTCATTGATGGTTCCTACAGTCATCGTTACGAACCAGTTCCTGGCCAAAATACTCCCTACACTATTGTTGTCATCTATGTGGCTGACAAAGATGGTAATCGTGTGAAATATACCATACAGGTTGCTCCTCCAGTTTTATCTCTTAATCCATCGACACTGAAAAGTCTAAGCGGTTAA